A single region of the Aurantiacibacter sp. MUD11 genome encodes:
- the hpf gene encoding ribosome hibernation-promoting factor, HPF/YfiA family: protein MDIRVSGHQVDTGAALQEHASNRLESIVDKHFSRALSSTVTFGKAPANGFAADIVLHVNHGLILKSHGQAQDAHLAFDQAADKIEKQLRRYKRRLKDRHEQAAHAAREEEAAYTIFAAEELESEEELAEESPPVIAETRIDVPEVSVSDAVMLLDLRHTNALFFKNAGTGRHNMVYRREDGSIGWVEPA, encoded by the coding sequence ATGGATATTCGCGTGTCGGGACATCAGGTGGATACCGGGGCAGCATTACAGGAACACGCATCCAACCGACTTGAGTCCATAGTAGACAAGCATTTCAGTCGCGCGCTTTCATCCACCGTCACCTTCGGAAAGGCTCCGGCCAACGGGTTCGCGGCTGATATCGTTCTCCATGTAAATCATGGACTTATCCTGAAGAGCCACGGCCAGGCGCAGGACGCGCATCTCGCCTTCGACCAGGCGGCCGACAAGATCGAAAAGCAGCTGCGCCGCTACAAGCGCCGGCTGAAAGACCGCCACGAGCAAGCCGCCCACGCGGCGCGCGAGGAAGAGGCCGCCTATACCATCTTTGCCGCCGAAGAGCTGGAGAGCGAAGAAGAGCTGGCAGAAGAGTCGCCGCCGGTTATCGCCGAGACCCGAATCGACGTGCCCGAGGTCAGCGTGTCCGACGCGGTAATGCTGCTCGACTTGCGCCATACCAACGCCCTGTTCTTCAAAAATGCTGGAACTGGGCGGCATAATATGGTGTATCGCCGCGAAGACGGCTCGATCGGATGGGTTGAACCGGCCTAA
- the dnaQ gene encoding DNA polymerase III subunit epsilon — translation MREIIFDTETTGLDPLTGDRLVEIGCIEMVNRVATGRTFHEYFNPQRDMPVEAERVHGLSAAFLSDKPLFAERVHDLLEFIGEDPLVAHNAQFDFGFLNFELTQCGHGEVHVERMVDTLVLARRRHPGAKHSLDALCTRYGIDRSHRTLHGALLDAELLAQVYVELTGGRQIGLQLAVDNTGEGTVTATRFAPKLGEYRAPRPHQPSDEEIARHKAFLESFESPLWTS, via the coding sequence ATGCGTGAAATCATCTTCGATACCGAAACCACCGGGCTGGACCCGCTGACTGGCGACCGGCTGGTCGAGATCGGTTGCATCGAGATGGTCAACCGGGTCGCCACCGGGCGCACCTTCCACGAATATTTCAATCCGCAGCGCGACATGCCGGTCGAGGCGGAGAGGGTCCACGGCCTGTCCGCCGCCTTCCTCTCGGACAAGCCGCTGTTCGCCGAGAGGGTGCACGACCTGCTGGAATTCATCGGCGAGGATCCGCTGGTGGCCCACAATGCGCAGTTCGACTTCGGCTTCCTCAATTTCGAGCTGACGCAGTGTGGTCATGGCGAAGTACATGTCGAACGCATGGTCGATACGCTTGTCCTGGCCCGCCGTCGGCACCCTGGTGCGAAACATTCGCTCGATGCGCTTTGCACGCGTTACGGAATCGATCGCAGCCACCGTACGCTGCACGGCGCCCTGCTCGACGCCGAACTACTGGCGCAGGTCTATGTCGAACTTACCGGCGGCCGACAGATCGGCCTGCAGCTGGCGGTCGACAACACCGGTGAGGGGACGGTCACGGCGACTCGATTCGCCCCGAAACTGGGCGAATATCGCGCTCCGCGCCCGCACCAGCCCAGCGATGAGGAAATTGCTCGGCACAAAGCCTTTCTGGAATCGTTTGAATCTCCGCTCTGGACGTCTTGA
- the coaE gene encoding dephospho-CoA kinase (Dephospho-CoA kinase (CoaE) performs the final step in coenzyme A biosynthesis.), which produces MTGDQPCIVGLTGSIAMGKSTVAAMFADAGVPVFDADAEVRRMQGPGGSLVPEIEAAFPGSTGHEGVRRDALGAMVFGDPDALARLEAIVHPAVAKAREQFLARHAAEPMVVFDIPLLFEKTGAETVDKVVVVSAPAEVQRERVLSRPGMTEEKFAQILSLQMPDADKRARADYVIDTGTTLADTAAQVQALVDKLRADLRD; this is translated from the coding sequence GTGACCGGCGACCAGCCCTGCATCGTCGGCCTCACCGGATCGATTGCCATGGGCAAGAGCACGGTCGCGGCGATGTTCGCCGATGCTGGCGTGCCGGTTTTCGATGCCGACGCCGAAGTGCGCCGGATGCAAGGACCGGGTGGTTCGCTGGTGCCGGAAATCGAAGCGGCCTTCCCCGGCTCCACCGGTCACGAAGGTGTGCGGCGTGATGCGCTGGGGGCGATGGTGTTCGGCGATCCCGATGCACTGGCGCGGCTGGAAGCCATCGTCCACCCCGCGGTGGCGAAAGCCCGCGAGCAATTCCTGGCGCGGCATGCAGCGGAACCGATGGTGGTGTTCGACATCCCGCTGCTGTTCGAGAAGACCGGCGCGGAAACGGTCGACAAGGTCGTGGTCGTCTCTGCCCCGGCAGAGGTGCAGCGCGAGCGGGTGCTCTCGCGCCCCGGCATGACGGAAGAGAAGTTCGCGCAGATCCTGTCGCTGCAAATGCCCGACGCGGACAAGCGCGCCCGCGCCGATTACGTGATCGATACCGGCACCACGCTGGCGGATACCGCGGCGCAGGTGCAGGCTCTGGTGGACAAGCTGCGCGCCGACTTGCGCGATTAG
- the aroE gene encoding shikimate dehydrogenase translates to MTRYAEVIGDPIAQSKSPAIHGYWLGQLGIDAHYDSCLVKPDDLAAYLHERAEDADWLGCNVTMPHKQAVIPLLDRLDPLAEKIGAVNTIVREQDGRLTGYNTDAPGFLEPLRADLAQPHLFRMARVLGTGGAARAIVAGLAGEGVTVVLAGRSVAKARSILEELAPEGQHHVAPLAHFADATDFEFDDREGCFDLVVNASPLGMTGQPPLEFDLTHVPPGSIVYDIVTAPLDTPLLQRAREQGFRTIDGLAMLIGQAAVAFEKFFGQAPPRADKDDALRRILSQ, encoded by the coding sequence ATGACACGTTATGCCGAGGTGATTGGCGATCCGATTGCACAATCGAAATCGCCGGCGATCCATGGCTACTGGCTCGGCCAGTTGGGAATCGATGCGCATTACGACAGCTGCCTGGTCAAGCCGGATGACCTCGCGGCCTACCTGCACGAGCGCGCCGAGGATGCCGACTGGCTCGGCTGCAATGTCACCATGCCGCACAAGCAGGCGGTGATCCCCCTGCTCGATCGTCTCGACCCGCTCGCCGAGAAGATCGGCGCGGTGAATACCATCGTGCGCGAGCAGGATGGCAGGTTGACGGGTTACAACACCGACGCACCCGGCTTCCTCGAACCGCTGCGGGCGGACTTGGCGCAGCCACACCTGTTCCGCATGGCGCGCGTGCTTGGCACGGGCGGCGCAGCGCGGGCCATCGTCGCCGGACTGGCAGGGGAGGGTGTAACCGTGGTGCTGGCCGGTCGCAGTGTGGCCAAGGCGCGGTCCATCCTCGAAGAGCTGGCCCCGGAAGGGCAGCACCATGTAGCGCCGCTCGCCCACTTTGCCGACGCGACCGACTTCGAATTCGACGACCGCGAAGGCTGTTTCGACCTGGTGGTCAACGCCAGCCCGTTGGGCATGACGGGACAGCCGCCGCTCGAATTCGATCTCACCCACGTGCCGCCGGGCAGTATCGTCTACGATATCGTCACCGCCCCGCTCGACACTCCCTTGTTGCAGCGGGCGCGCGAACAGGGCTTCCGCACGATTGATGGGCTCGCCATGCTGATCGGCCAGGCCGCGGTCGCGTTCGAGAAGTTCTTCGGCCAGGCGCCGCCACGCGCCGACAAGGACGACGCCCTGCGCCGGATTCTCAGCCAGTGA
- a CDS encoding Maf family protein, with amino-acid sequence MIVLASKSASRRAMLEAAGVAFESVPANVDERGLEAGLEGARPDQVALALAEAKALAIEDPRPVLGSDSLVVVGDRRFDKPRDRDEAAQHLRHFSGRTMQLHSAAAIAHDGKIVWRQAALATLSVRQLSDNFIETYLDAEWPEVGHCVGVFRIEARGVQLFERIEGDQFTVLGMPLLPVLEALRDLGELPR; translated from the coding sequence ATGATCGTGCTGGCATCGAAATCGGCTTCCCGGCGCGCGATGCTGGAAGCGGCCGGCGTGGCGTTCGAATCCGTGCCGGCCAATGTCGACGAGCGTGGGCTGGAGGCCGGACTGGAAGGTGCGCGCCCGGACCAGGTGGCGCTCGCGCTGGCCGAGGCGAAAGCTCTCGCCATCGAGGATCCTCGCCCGGTGCTGGGCAGCGATTCCCTCGTCGTCGTGGGCGATCGCCGCTTCGACAAGCCGCGCGACCGGGACGAGGCAGCACAGCACCTACGCCACTTTTCCGGTCGTACCATGCAGCTGCACTCGGCCGCCGCCATCGCGCATGATGGCAAGATCGTCTGGCGCCAGGCTGCCCTTGCCACGCTGTCCGTCCGTCAGTTGTCCGATAACTTCATCGAAACCTATCTTGATGCTGAATGGCCCGAGGTCGGCCACTGCGTCGGCGTCTTCCGTATCGAGGCACGCGGTGTGCAATTGTTCGAGCGGATCGAAGGGGATCAGTTTACCGTGCTCGGCATGCCCTTGCTGCCGGTGCTCGAAGCCTTGCGCGATTTGGGGGAATTGCCGCGATGA
- a CDS encoding pyruvate, water dikinase regulatory protein, which produces MARLHLHLLSDSTGETLEMLAKAALAQFQDADVQRHFWPMVRSVQHLERIMDDFKTNPGLVLYTLSNETTRKRLEDACRQLALPHVSVMDPIVAALEERLGQEAHGRPGGKNRMDEAYFARVDAIQFTIAHDDGISHEDWEEADIVLAGVSRTSKTPTSIYLANRGYKVANIPLVVESPPPDSLFNLKHPMVVGLTTAPARLIQIRRNRLLSLNETTTTAYVDEERVAKEVAFARRMFADNGWPVIDVTRRSIEESAAAIIKLYQERQERGARQSGTKPI; this is translated from the coding sequence ATGGCCCGGCTGCATCTCCATCTCCTCTCGGACTCCACCGGCGAAACGCTGGAAATGCTGGCCAAGGCAGCCTTGGCCCAGTTCCAGGATGCCGATGTTCAGCGCCACTTCTGGCCAATGGTCCGCTCGGTCCAGCACCTTGAGCGGATCATGGACGACTTCAAGACCAACCCCGGCCTTGTCCTCTATACGCTCAGCAACGAGACGACGCGCAAGCGACTGGAAGACGCCTGCCGCCAACTGGCCTTGCCGCATGTCTCGGTGATGGACCCGATCGTCGCGGCGCTGGAGGAACGGCTGGGGCAGGAGGCGCATGGCCGGCCTGGCGGGAAGAACCGCATGGACGAGGCTTACTTCGCGCGCGTCGATGCCATCCAGTTCACCATCGCGCATGACGACGGTATCAGTCACGAGGACTGGGAAGAAGCCGATATCGTGCTGGCAGGCGTGTCGCGCACCTCGAAGACGCCGACCTCCATCTATCTCGCCAACCGCGGCTACAAGGTCGCCAACATCCCGCTGGTGGTGGAGAGCCCGCCACCCGATTCCCTCTTCAACCTGAAGCACCCGATGGTGGTGGGGCTGACGACCGCGCCGGCGCGGCTGATCCAGATCCGCCGCAACCGGCTGCTCTCGCTGAACGAGACGACCACTACCGCCTATGTCGACGAGGAGCGTGTCGCCAAGGAAGTGGCTTTCGCCCGCCGTATGTTCGCTGACAACGGCTGGCCGGTGATCGATGTCACCCGCCGCTCGATCGAGGAGTCCGCAGCAGCGATCATCAAGCTCTACCAGGAGCGGCAGGAACGCGGCGCGCGGCAATCGGGAACCAAGCCCATATGA
- the hemE gene encoding uroporphyrinogen decarboxylase, producing the protein MPGPLLDNLAGQRTDRRPVWLMRQAGRYLPEYRALRAEKGGFLELVYDSEAAAEITVQPIDRFGFDGAILFSDILIVPHALGQDLWFEAGEGPRLAPPLVDGVWQGLEKAFHHFDPIYRTVELVRQRIGPDVTMLGFAGSPWTVATYMVAGAGSKDQGAARSLAWRDPAAFQSLVDAIEAASIEYLIGQIDAGAEAVQLFDSWAGSLSPSQFEKWVIAPNARLAAAIREARPGIPVIGFPKGAGAKLPAYARETGVDALGIDETQDSAWIASQLPANMPVQGNLDPMLLLAGGAALESEVRRICDAFGDRPHVFNLGHGIDKETPIAHVEQLLALLRG; encoded by the coding sequence ATGCCCGGTCCTCTTCTCGACAATCTTGCCGGCCAGCGGACGGACAGGCGGCCCGTATGGCTCATGCGCCAGGCTGGTCGGTACCTGCCCGAATATCGCGCCCTGCGCGCGGAGAAGGGCGGCTTCCTCGAGCTGGTCTACGATAGCGAGGCCGCGGCAGAGATTACCGTGCAGCCGATCGACCGGTTCGGTTTCGACGGGGCGATCCTGTTTTCCGACATTCTGATCGTGCCGCATGCACTGGGGCAGGACCTGTGGTTCGAGGCCGGCGAAGGCCCGCGCCTGGCGCCGCCGCTGGTCGACGGGGTCTGGCAGGGCCTGGAAAAGGCCTTCCATCATTTCGACCCGATCTACCGGACCGTGGAGCTGGTGCGCCAGCGCATCGGCCCGGATGTGACCATGCTCGGCTTTGCCGGGTCGCCGTGGACGGTCGCCACCTACATGGTCGCCGGCGCCGGGTCGAAGGACCAAGGCGCTGCCCGCAGCCTGGCCTGGCGCGATCCGGCGGCCTTCCAGTCGCTGGTCGATGCGATCGAGGCGGCAAGCATCGAATACCTTATCGGCCAGATCGATGCCGGGGCGGAAGCGGTGCAGCTGTTCGACAGCTGGGCCGGTTCGCTTTCGCCATCGCAATTCGAGAAGTGGGTGATCGCCCCCAATGCGCGACTGGCGGCTGCCATCCGCGAAGCCCGCCCCGGAATTCCGGTGATCGGCTTTCCGAAAGGGGCAGGCGCGAAATTGCCCGCCTACGCGCGCGAAACGGGTGTCGATGCCCTGGGGATCGACGAGACGCAGGATTCGGCCTGGATCGCCTCCCAGCTGCCCGCAAACATGCCTGTGCAGGGCAATCTCGACCCGATGCTGCTGCTGGCAGGCGGCGCGGCGCTGGAATCCGAAGTGCGGCGCATCTGCGATGCGTTTGGTGATCGGCCGCACGTGTTCAACCTCGGCCACGGGATCGACAAGGAAACCCCCATCGCCCACGTCGAGCAATTGCTGGCGCTGCTCAGGGGATGA
- a CDS encoding CopD family protein, whose protein sequence is MQEALAMTYLWLKAGHIIFMTFWMAGLFMLPRQMIYMHGTAPGSPEEAAWARRSGLLRKIILSPSLIVVWVLGLMMAWSRDLWLVVWFDLKLLAVIALTGFHGWLVGKSRAMAAGERPLTEKQLRAWGEFPGVALAVIVILVVVGQVALPGRW, encoded by the coding sequence ATGCAGGAAGCGCTCGCCATGACCTATCTCTGGCTCAAGGCCGGCCACATCATCTTCATGACCTTCTGGATGGCGGGCCTGTTCATGCTGCCGCGGCAGATGATCTACATGCATGGAACCGCGCCAGGTTCTCCCGAGGAAGCGGCCTGGGCCAGGCGCAGCGGTCTGCTGCGCAAGATCATCCTCTCGCCCAGCCTGATCGTGGTCTGGGTGCTGGGTCTGATGATGGCCTGGTCGCGTGATCTCTGGCTGGTGGTCTGGTTCGATCTGAAGCTGCTGGCGGTGATCGCCCTCACGGGTTTTCACGGCTGGCTGGTCGGCAAGTCGAGGGCCATGGCGGCGGGCGAGCGTCCGCTGACCGAAAAGCAGCTGCGCGCCTGGGGTGAATTTCCCGGCGTTGCGCTGGCGGTGATTGTCATCCTCGTGGTAGTCGGCCAGGTGGCGCTCCCCGGTCGCTGGTAA
- the rho gene encoding transcription termination factor Rho, which translates to MHLKELKQRTPAELVSMAEELGVEGASTMRRQDLMFAILKEVAEDGEEILGIGTIEVLADGFGFLRSPEANYLAGPDDIYVSPNQVRKWGLRTGDTVEGEIRAPKDGERYFALTKLKEVNYEDPEAVRHRTNFDNLTPLYPDERLKLDTKDPTVKDKSARVIDLISPQGKGQRSLIVAPPRTGKTVLLQNIAKAITDNHPEVFLLVLLVDERPEEVTDMQRSVKGEVISSTFDEPAARHVQVAEMVIEKAKRLVEHKKDVVILLDSITRLGRAYNTVVPSSGKVLTGGVDANALQRPKRFFGAARNIEEGGSLSIIATALIDTGSRMDEVIFEEFKGTGNSEIVLDRKVADKRIFPALDVGKSGTRKEELLVDQATLSKMYVLRRILMQMGTVDAMEFLLDKMKDSKTNEDFFETMNQ; encoded by the coding sequence ATGCATCTTAAAGAACTCAAGCAAAGGACGCCGGCAGAGCTTGTCTCGATGGCTGAAGAGCTGGGCGTCGAAGGCGCCAGCACCATGCGCCGGCAGGACCTCATGTTCGCCATCCTCAAGGAAGTGGCGGAAGACGGCGAGGAAATCCTCGGCATCGGCACGATCGAAGTGCTGGCCGATGGCTTCGGTTTCCTGCGCTCGCCCGAGGCGAACTACCTCGCCGGTCCTGACGATATCTATGTCTCGCCCAACCAGGTCCGCAAATGGGGCCTGCGCACCGGCGACACGGTGGAAGGCGAAATCCGCGCGCCCAAGGATGGCGAGCGGTACTTCGCGCTTACCAAGCTGAAGGAGGTCAACTACGAAGACCCCGAGGCTGTTCGCCACCGCACCAATTTCGACAACCTGACGCCGCTCTATCCGGACGAGCGGCTGAAGCTCGATACCAAGGATCCGACGGTCAAGGACAAGTCGGCCCGCGTGATCGACCTGATCAGCCCGCAGGGCAAGGGCCAGCGTTCGCTGATCGTGGCGCCGCCGCGTACCGGTAAGACGGTGCTGCTGCAGAACATCGCCAAGGCGATTACCGACAACCACCCGGAAGTCTTCCTGCTGGTGCTGCTCGTCGACGAGCGCCCCGAGGAAGTCACCGACATGCAGCGCAGCGTGAAGGGCGAGGTGATTTCCTCTACCTTCGACGAGCCCGCCGCCCGCCACGTGCAGGTGGCCGAAATGGTCATCGAGAAGGCCAAGCGCCTGGTCGAGCATAAGAAGGACGTGGTGATCCTGCTCGACTCGATCACCCGTCTCGGCCGTGCCTACAACACCGTGGTGCCCAGCTCGGGCAAGGTGCTGACCGGCGGTGTCGACGCCAACGCCCTGCAACGGCCCAAGCGCTTCTTCGGTGCTGCGCGTAACATCGAGGAGGGCGGTTCGCTCTCCATCATCGCCACCGCGCTGATCGATACCGGCAGCCGCATGGACGAAGTGATTTTCGAAGAGTTCAAGGGCACCGGTAACAGCGAAATCGTGCTCGACCGCAAGGTGGCCGACAAGCGCATCTTCCCGGCACTGGATGTCGGCAAGTCCGGCACCCGCAAGGAAGAGCTGCTGGTCGACCAGGCCACCCTTTCCAAGATGTATGTCCTGCGCCGCATCTTGATGCAGATGGGCACGGTCGACGCGATGGAATTCCTGCTCGACAAGATGAAGGATTCCAAGACCAACGAAGACTTCTTCGAGACGATGAACCAGTAA
- a CDS encoding dienelactone hydrolase family protein, with protein MSETVKIATLSEDGGSFDAYVARPEGEPRAAILVIQEIFGVNAGIRRKCDKLAEAGYLAIAPDLFWRLQPGVELDPDIESEFQTALGLMGKFNQDAGIRDIQATIDYARDLTAKGKVGAVGYCLGGRLAYMTAARTDVDASVGYYAVGIDGLLGEKEAIANPLMLHIPTADGFVGPEVQQAMHKGLDSHPKVTLHDYEGLDHGFATEFGKRRNDEAAELADSRTAEFFAEHLG; from the coding sequence ATGAGTGAGACAGTCAAGATTGCTACCCTTTCCGAAGACGGAGGCTCTTTCGATGCCTACGTGGCCCGTCCGGAAGGAGAACCGAGGGCGGCAATCCTGGTGATCCAGGAAATCTTCGGCGTGAATGCCGGCATCCGGCGCAAGTGCGACAAGCTGGCCGAAGCGGGATACCTCGCCATCGCGCCCGACCTGTTCTGGCGCCTCCAGCCAGGGGTAGAGCTGGATCCCGATATCGAGTCCGAATTCCAGACCGCGCTGGGGCTGATGGGCAAGTTCAACCAGGATGCCGGCATCCGCGATATCCAGGCAACCATCGATTACGCGCGTGACCTGACGGCGAAGGGAAAGGTCGGCGCCGTCGGCTACTGCCTCGGCGGGCGCCTCGCCTACATGACGGCGGCACGCACCGATGTGGACGCCAGTGTCGGCTATTACGCTGTGGGGATCGATGGCCTGCTTGGCGAGAAGGAGGCCATCGCCAATCCGCTGATGCTGCATATTCCCACGGCAGACGGCTTCGTCGGCCCGGAAGTGCAGCAAGCCATGCACAAGGGGCTGGACAGCCACCCCAAGGTGACGCTGCACGACTACGAGGGGCTGGACCACGGTTTCGCCACCGAGTTCGGCAAGCGTCGCAATGACGAGGCGGCAGAGCTGGCGGACAGCCGCACGGCGGAATTCTTCGCCGAGCACCTGGGTTAG
- a CDS encoding DUF6489 family protein yields the protein MKVNIEIDCSPEEARRFMGLPDVDKANAVYVDTIAKAMKGVSNTEQLEQYAKQLAPMGQMGLKMFQSFVEGAQRNAAAASRVDEDDEDRD from the coding sequence ATGAAGGTCAATATCGAGATCGACTGTTCGCCCGAAGAGGCGCGCCGCTTCATGGGGCTTCCCGATGTCGACAAGGCCAACGCCGTCTATGTCGACACGATTGCCAAGGCGATGAAGGGCGTCTCGAACACCGAGCAGCTTGAACAGTATGCGAAGCAGCTCGCGCCGATGGGGCAGATGGGGCTGAAGATGTTCCAGAGCTTCGTCGAGGGCGCACAGCGCAATGCCGCAGCCGCTTCCCGCGTCGACGAGGATGACGAAGACCGGGACTGA
- the mnmE gene encoding tRNA uridine-5-carboxymethylaminomethyl(34) synthesis GTPase MnmE, translating into MDTIFALSSGQPPAGIGVIRVTGPQARLAVETIAGKVPEPRKAMRALFRDSATVPRETLDDGLVLFFPGPHSVTGEDLAEFHCHGGRAVIAAMEQALGNIAGCRRAEPGEFTRRAFASGRIDLSEAEGLADLLSAETEIQRRSAILTAGGALSRQVEEWREELLRLSAQVEAVLDFDDEDDVGGLPGTFAAALAALQDKIAKALEAPHAETLREGYRVALAGPPNAGKSTLFNALVESEAAITAEIAGTTRDVLTQSVAIAGIPFTFVDMAGLRDESGDVIEAIGIGRAREEIARADLVLWLGPEGEGPEGAWEIAAQVDNPSVPPKAVPDYRISARTGEGMDDLRKALIERAREALPAPGVAALNQRQRQRLGEALEALKGACEVEDPLLVAENLRRTRQAYDALVGRTSTEDVLDALFGRFCIGK; encoded by the coding sequence ATGGACACGATCTTCGCGCTTTCTAGCGGGCAGCCGCCTGCGGGGATCGGTGTTATCCGCGTTACGGGGCCGCAAGCACGCCTCGCTGTCGAGACGATTGCCGGCAAGGTGCCGGAGCCGCGCAAGGCCATGCGCGCGCTGTTTCGCGATTCCGCCACGGTTCCACGTGAAACACTCGACGATGGACTGGTGCTCTTCTTCCCCGGGCCGCATTCGGTGACCGGAGAAGACCTGGCCGAATTCCATTGCCATGGCGGTCGGGCGGTCATCGCCGCGATGGAGCAGGCGCTCGGCAATATCGCTGGCTGCCGCCGTGCCGAGCCGGGCGAGTTTACCCGCCGTGCCTTTGCCAGCGGGCGCATCGACCTTTCCGAGGCCGAGGGCCTGGCGGACCTGCTATCCGCCGAGACGGAGATCCAGCGACGCAGCGCCATTCTGACTGCGGGCGGTGCGCTCTCCCGACAGGTCGAGGAGTGGCGCGAGGAACTGCTGCGCCTGTCCGCACAGGTGGAGGCGGTGCTCGACTTCGATGACGAAGACGATGTCGGTGGCCTGCCCGGCACCTTTGCCGCTGCGCTGGCTGCCTTGCAGGACAAGATTGCCAAGGCGCTGGAAGCTCCGCATGCGGAAACCCTGCGCGAGGGCTACCGGGTAGCTCTCGCAGGCCCGCCGAACGCTGGTAAATCCACACTTTTCAATGCCTTGGTGGAAAGCGAAGCGGCCATTACGGCGGAAATCGCCGGGACAACCCGCGATGTGCTGACCCAGTCGGTTGCCATCGCTGGCATCCCGTTCACCTTCGTCGACATGGCTGGTTTGCGGGACGAAAGCGGCGATGTGATCGAGGCGATCGGTATCGGCCGGGCGAGGGAAGAGATTGCCCGCGCTGATCTTGTCCTCTGGCTTGGCCCGGAAGGTGAGGGTCCGGAGGGGGCCTGGGAGATTGCGGCACAAGTCGACAACCCCTCGGTCCCGCCGAAGGCCGTGCCCGACTATCGCATTTCCGCGCGGACGGGCGAGGGGATGGATGATCTACGCAAGGCTCTTATCGAGCGTGCGCGGGAGGCGCTTCCTGCTCCCGGGGTCGCGGCTCTGAACCAGCGCCAGCGCCAGCGCCTGGGCGAAGCCCTGGAGGCGTTGAAGGGTGCTTGCGAAGTGGAAGACCCCTTGCTGGTTGCCGAGAACCTTCGTCGGACCCGGCAAGCCTACGACGCCCTAGTCGGGCGCACCTCCACCGAGGACGTGCTCGACGCCCTGTTTGGGCGCTTCTGCATCGGGAAATAG